DNA sequence from the Glycine soja cultivar W05 chromosome 18, ASM419377v2, whole genome shotgun sequence genome:
AATTGATGGATATTTAATACTTTAGAGATTTCTTAtacaattgattaatttaagGACTAATTAGGAGAGACTATTGACGGTTTACTCCTTCCTAATTTTGTGTCTAAAATCTTTTTTGATATAATTTGATCATGATTTGTTAAagatatacataattttttaaacatttacaAACATGATCACACAAGATTCTCTTAACATGACTCACTCATAATTCCTCGAATATGTATATGATTTCCTAAACATTTGCAAATACATAATCACATAATTACCATAATTACACGTGATCCTCATAACAAACATATAACACGCGAACCTATTAAAAAGAGTTAGAAAGCACTCCTTCATTTAcgggggaaaaaaaaaaaagcttatatGGAAAAAGCCTAAACCCCCATAAtccaatactaaaaaaatatataaaaattaacaaacatcACACACAGTAACTGTCACTTACCGTCATTAGTCGAagtgatattaaattttaaatcttatattCAATCTCTCAAGTAAAGCTGGATATTTAACACAAACAAATATCACGGTGACCAAAaaagaatttcttaaataaaaataaactctttAACGGCTATGCGGTATGTGTGTACTGAGAAGCCTAACTAGTAATTGACCGTTGGAAtctctttaagaaaataaatttataagctTTGCAAAACCAACCTCCTTTCCTCTTCCCTCTTCCCAGGCTCCTCAGAATTCGACCGTTAAATTTATAACCCAAAAACTAgtctcattcttcttcttccgttgcacaaaaaacatatttgtttcGTTTATCTCTTTCTCCTCTATAGTAGTAGCTAAAAATGGAGGCGAAGAAATCGGGTTTGAATCTCCCAGCTGGGATGTCCGGAACCTCACTCCGGCTGGACACTGCAGCAGCATCTTCCATCTCGACCCTCAATTCTCCTTCTTCTCTCCGTTCCATCTCTAATCTCACCTCGCCTTCGAAATCCAACTCGGCTTGCAGCGACAGGTTCATTCCGTGCCGGTCCTCCTCGAGGTTGCACACGTTCGGGCTCCTGGACAGGCCCTCGCCGGTGAAGGAAGGGAGTAACGAGGCTTATTCCAGGTTGTTGAAATCAGAACTCTTTGGATCTGACTTTGcttctccttctctttctctttcttccccTGCAGGTGCTGCTCCTCCTTCGCCGCTCAGCCCCAGCAAGAACATGCTCCGCTTCAAGACCGACCACTCCGTCGCGCCTTCTTCGCCTTATTCGCCGTCCATTTTGGGACAGCAGAATGCCTTTCCTTCTGACTCTTCTACCCCGCCTCCCAAACCTCCCAGGAAAGTCCTCAAGACGCCCCACAAGGCAAGTAAAATTGTGtttttgaagagaaaattgCTTGCTTCCATTCCTCAATCTGAGTCATTGTGTACATTGGAAAATATTCGTTTAAagaaatcaacttttttttttgtgaaagatTTTAGTACCTCAGAAATTAGTCATGCAAGTACATTCAAAAAGTTGGAATGACATGACACATATCATAAAAAGTACACCTATCATAAAAAgtacatttaaaattaaaaaaataatacatttattcTAATATGACATGTCATAATTGGAAGATAATTTTATTGCTAAGTAGGTGGCTGTAAATTTTGATCCCCAAGCTTTTGTCATTGTgtgtattgaaaaatatatattaaaagaaatcaacTTCTTAAAAGATGTTAGTATCTCAAGAAACTAACCATTGATTATCAAAGTGAATATCTCaattcacaaataaaaatagtacatTTAATAAGTTGGAGTGACATGACACCTATCATAAAAAGAATTGGTAGAATGATTTGAACATGCATTTGGTAGTGCCTTATGATATTGGAAGTAAATTTAAGATTTTGACTAATGTCACATAGAAATTGATTGTGGACATGTGGGGATCGTGGACCACgctataattttttgtaatagaGGGAGAGAGGGAGATAGGGGGGGGGGGTAACAATATGGCATTTTTACCTAGTTGCCTACCCCACCTAGTAGAAAATGTTGGGATGCTGATGTCGTTGGCTCCATCCACCCAAAGATATATGGGCCTTTACTAAACAATTTAAGCTTTGGGAAAAGTTGAATAAGAGCCTCTTTGATCAAACCCGGGGGGGAAACTGTAGTAGAAACAAGAAGGATATTGAGGTCAATGGTTACATGATTCAGAATTGAAGGGTAACAATATGGCATTTTTACCTAGTAGCCTACCCCACCCTAGTAGAAAGTGTTGGGATGTTGATGTCGTTGGCTCCATCCACCCAAAGATATATGAGCCTTTACCAAACAATTTAAGCTTTGGGAAAAGTTGAATAAGAGGTCAGTCCTTAATATTGGAGCCTCTTTGATCAAACCCATGCTTTTGTGCTTTTTGTGTTGTATAAGCCAAAGTTAAGTTTTTTGAGATAGTTGGTCCTTAATACAGCAAGAACAAACTTAAAACCTACTGTGATTTACTATGGATTATTGAACATGAATGTTGATCGCTGAACCGGACAAGGTTGTGCAGGTTTTGGATGCCCCATCACTTCAAGATGACTTTTATTTGAATCTGGTGGACTGGTCCACACAAAATGTTCTTGCTGTGGGGCTAGGCACTTGTGTGTATTTATGGAGCGCTTCAAACAGCAAAGTGAGTCCAAAACTGCCAACAATTTcacaacattaataaaaaaaaatacctctcAAGATGTACATTTAAAGTGAAATATCTTTATGTGGCTTTCAGGTGACTAAGTTATGTGACTTGGGGCCTTATGATGGTGTCTGCTCTGTCCAGTGGACCCGGGAGGGTTCTTTTATATCCATTGGTACAAATCTTGGTCAAGTTCAGGTACTTTGTTATAGCATATTTAGATTTTGGTTTATGCATTATTGCATTTTATGATTAAGAATAAGATAACACTTTTTGCCTTATGGTACAGGTTTGGGATGGAACTCAGTGTAAGAAGGTCAGAACCATGGGTGGGCATCAGACAAGGACTGGTGTTTTGGCATGGAATTCTCGCATTTTGGCTTCAGGGAGCAGAGATAGGAACATACTTCAGCATGACATGAGGATTCCGGGTGACTTTGTTAGCAAGCTTGTTGGCCACAAGTCTGAGGtagaaaaacattttgaagaatACGCATTGAACTTGTAATGTTAAAGGCTAATTGGAAGCTGAGAAATTGATAGCAATTGTTATCCCTCAATTTGTAACAGGTATGTGGATTGAAATGGTCCAGTGATGACAGGGAACTTGCTTCTGGTGGTAATGATAATCAGGTATACTTTCTTTCCTTGTCATCCTTTTCTCTACTAAGGttaatataaagagaaaaagattatGCATTCACGGtgtataaaaagttttacagTCACCCACAACTCACGATGATAAGTTTgttgagttttaattttaaaataattatcttaaaataattcaaacgataatttGTAATTGTTTTACAGTGTCAATGCATAAGCATTAAACCTTAATATAAAACACAGAAAAAGTTATTTAttctacactttttttttttttttgtgacttGCTCTTCAAATGTCATGTTTTATTCTATGATCAGCTCCTGGTATGGAATCAACACTCTCAGCAACCAGTTTTGAGACTTACCGAGCACACTGCTGCTGTGAAGGCCATTGCTTGGTCACCTCACCAAAGCAGTCTCCTTGTGTCCGGAGGTGGAACTGCTGATAGGTGTATTCGTTTTTGGAACACTACAAATGGCCATCAATTGAACTGTCTTGACACTGGGAGCCAGGTTTATTTCCTTAGTCCATTTTTTAGTCCACTGAGACTTTGGGTGGCAAATTTCCCAAAAGGAGTTtgttttacaaactatttccgtAAATGGGGCTCTTTCTAAACTATTTCCTGTATGGTGTCATTTTTTACGTAAAAGCTATACAAATCGCAGAAAGCATTGGCGAGTTCGGGCTGAGGGTAACACGTGGCATTGGTCTCGTCAGTACCACCAGCGATTTGAGCTTCATGGGACTCGCCAGTGGGATTGGCGAGTTGAGCAGGTTGGGAATTGCCAACTCTATTGGCGAGTTGTGCTGGCTAAAACctttggatattttttattaataatatcctAATATATGGCGTGTCCTTGCACTACCGTTTTTGTGAATCCCTCGTTGGCAGCAGAGATACAATGCGGCGTGGCTCattatcttctcttttttattgtGAATCTTTTGATCAGAACAAACAAGAAGAACCTGCACCTTTCATATCATTTTGAAATGCaatttggtttttaataaattccttttaaaataatcatggaataatttaaagaaatatttttttgtcattttttcctttttgatcataattacaatattaatattaaaaaaagttgggACGTAAGTGAGAGGTGCCTGCCACTtcacttcattttatttttttttacagtgttTGGTTGACTCTTGTATACTCATTAATAaccattattgtattttttaactatttttcagagaatttaaaaataattattagctCTATCCTTATTTAtgctttgaatttgatttaattatgtttttaattcctaaaatttaaaataattttaattcttgtaatttaaaaaaaaatgtttttagtccttaaaagtAGACATTGTTGGCAGAGATTATTAAAAGGAATGTCATGGCACTGTCaacatatgtttttaatattttatatattcagaTTAGTTAGTTAATGATGCTGGATAAATTAATAACAggttaaaaacataattcattaaaaaatattccgTGTATATATTCCTCAAACTCTTTAATTAATGACATTATAAAGCACTCCCAATCTGCGGCACAACTCGCCAGTAGTCGCCAGTAGAGTTGGCAATTCCCAGCCTGCTCAACTCGCCAGTCCAACTGGCGAGTCTCATGGAGCTCAAATCGCTGGTGGTACTGGCGAGACCAGTGCCACATGTCACCCCCAGTCCGAACTCGCCAATGCCTTCTGCGATTTGCATGGCTTTTACGTAAAAAATAACACCATACAGGAAATAGTTTGAAAAGAACCCCATTTAcagaaatagtttgtaaaataAACCCCTTTTGGAAAATTTGCCACTTTGGGTCCATATTCAAACAAGAGAGCATCTCAGCTTATTTAATGCATGAAATATGCAGGTCTGCAACCTTGCTTGGAGTAAAAATGTGAATGAACTAGTAAGCACTCATGGGTACTCCCAAAATCAGATCATGGTGTGGAAATATCCATCATTGTCAAAGGTACTTTACTTTTCACAATTCTAGATACTTTAGAGAAATTACAAGCTGAAAATGTGTTATGTCTTAACCTTATGGACAAATTTTGATTAGGTTGCAACTCTAACTGGCCACAGCATGCGAGTGCTATACCTTGCAATGTCTCCTGATGGCCAGGTACTAATAATgtcccctaaaccctaaatctttcatttttgtaacattttttaactttatGTGGAACAATTGCAGACAATAGTAACTGGTGCAGGAGATGAGACTCTACGGTTTTGGAATGTTTTCCCATCAATGAAAGCACCTGTAAGCATTGTGaccaatttcaattatgattcTTATTATTCTCTTCAGTGCTTTGCCTCTCCCATTCTTATAAGTTTCCCCTTTGTGTCTGTGTCCTgtgtttcattttgttttcttcagGTCCCGGTTAAAGATACAGGCCTTTGGTCACTGGGGCGCACACAAATTCGATGATCCATTTGATGTGTCATACCAATAAGGAAGAAGATGAGGAAAGAAAGCTATctcaataatttgtaattaatatcTGTATATGAAATAATATTGGTTTACATTTACTTGTCATATAATAGGTTTCAATTCTTTGTAAAGTTCTCAATATCGTCATTCTCATTGTAAAGTGTGTAACATATATCAAACACGGACATATAGGAACTTATAAATTGTAAAGTCTGCATCTAAATTCAATTGACTCGTTATAATAATGGTTTCAATTCATTGTAAAGTTCTCAGTATATCAAACACAGACATAGGAACTTACAAATTGTAAAGTCTGCGCATCTAAATTCAACCGTTTAGTTGTTATAGTGGGTTCCAATTCATTGTTTTCTTATATTGGTATTTGTTCGACGTTTAGTTGTTATAGTGGTTCCAGTTCATTGTTTTCTTATATATTGGTATTTGATTTGACAACGCCAGAAAtccaattctattttttttttatacaagaaactcaataaaattagctaaaataaaataattttttctataaactaaaattgaaattagcTTACATCAAACCTCAACTTTAgttgcttttaatttttatatatcaatatttttttattaaaatttctttatataaatttattttcgcATTAAGACTTTTAATTGTCAAACCTCAactttaattgcttttaaaattttcttattatatcaatatttatcatataaaaatttctttctaaattgatatttattatattaaaatttctatttataaaatatttattgtaatttttttctttttactttagtTCTCACTTGCAAACCTCAactttaattgcttttaaaattatcattttataaatttttttctaattgaactataaaaaaaactcatttattgCTTGTGATGCTTGTTAGTTATATTATAAATGAGTTTTTATTCTTAGAGGTGAGAATACTTTTGTTATACTTTTATATAgccactttattattatttagaatttttatatttttttaaaatattctctaaatttaatattcattttgaaatttaattttcgaGGTAGTTATTGAACTATATttcaatttgattatatttatttttaaaataaaaatagattaaaagtatgttatttttttatcagcatattttttatataaaatattctcCATCCCAATAACatgataattaaaatgaaatgcatgcttataatatttatattatcactTTTAATGTAGTTATATAAgcgaaaaaatagaaaataaaagaaaattacgaCCATATTTTGTAATCTTTAATCAAGCATTTCCACGTATATAAATGAGAGAGGTTAATCTATGGGTCAAAGTTGGTAATTAACTAATTCTATGATTCGAATTCTTGACACTATTGGTTATTTTCATGAGTTAACAATTTACTAATTACTACCTTTTTTTTAGTTCACTAATTACTTAAGGTCAattgttattaaaatattttgacattattaaaaaaatataaatattatttttctattcaataATGAAAATATGCTACAccaatcaactgcttctttagAAAGCCATACAAAAACGATTTTCTGATTGAAAAAATTTTCATGGGGCACGTGCACATAGAACTTCGTGTAAACTGCGGATAAGGATCCCGGAGGAGGGAGAATATTCGTCCTTACAAGCACAATGTCCTCAAGTCCACCTTGTCTTCATCTACTTTTTATAAAGTGAAATCATAGCCACAACTCACAATAATTGTGGACCCATATATAGAAGTATTTTGTACGATAGGTTAtggtttcaatttttattacacACAACAAAATAACTAATAAGTGATCAATTATTATTCATTCGGTAAAGATCAATTATTAATCAAGGACtgcaaaaataaacaaacaacatAGTAACAAGAACCAATTCAGCAAATAGGAAGTAAGTATCAAACAAGTGGGAACAGTTATTTccataaatgaaatgaaagataatagAACTTTTTCACCTTTCCTTTGGGCTGTCATGTTCTATGTTCTTTTTACATTTCTACATACATTCATAAATgta
Encoded proteins:
- the LOC114395330 gene encoding protein FIZZY-RELATED 3-like codes for the protein MEAKKSGLNLPAGMSGTSLRLDTAAASSISTLNSPSSLRSISNLTSPSKSNSACSDRFIPCRSSSRLHTFGLLDRPSPVKEGSNEAYSRLLKSELFGSDFASPSLSLSSPAGAAPPSPLSPSKNMLRFKTDHSVAPSSPYSPSILGQQNAFPSDSSTPPPKPPRKVLKTPHKVLDAPSLQDDFYLNLVDWSTQNVLAVGLGTCVYLWSASNSKVTKLCDLGPYDGVCSVQWTREGSFISIGTNLGQVQVWDGTQCKKVRTMGGHQTRTGVLAWNSRILASGSRDRNILQHDMRIPGDFVSKLVGHKSEVCGLKWSSDDRELASGGNDNQLLVWNQHSQQPVLRLTEHTAAVKAIAWSPHQSSLLVSGGGTADRCIRFWNTTNGHQLNCLDTGSQVCNLAWSKNVNELVSTHGYSQNQIMVWKYPSLSKVATLTGHSMRVLYLAMSPDGQTIVTGAGDETLRFWNVFPSMKAPVPVKDTGLWSLGRTQIR